A single region of the Fenollaria sporofastidiosus genome encodes:
- the tet(M) gene encoding tetracycline resistance ribosomal protection protein Tet(M), translating into MKIINIGVLAHVDAGKTTLTESLLYNSGAITELGSVDKGTTRTDNTLLERQRGITIQTGITSFQWENTKVNIIDTPGHMDFLAEVYRSLSVLDGAILLISAKDGVQAQTRILFHALRKMGIPTIFFINKIDQNGIDLSTVYQDIKEKLSAEIVIKQKVELYPNMCVTNFTESEQWDTVIEGNDDLLEKYMSGKSLEALELEQEESIRFQNCSLFPVYHGSAKNNIGIDNLIEVITNKFYSSTHRGQSELCGKVFKIEYSEKRQRLAYIRLYSGVLHLRDSVRISEKEKIKITEMYTSINGELCKIDKAYSGEIVILQNEFLKLNSVLGDTKLLPQRKKIENPHPLLQTTVEPSKPEQREMLLDALLEISDSDPLLRYYVDSTTHEIILSFLGKVQMEVISALLQEKYHVEIELKEPTVIYMERPLKNAEYTIHIEVPPNPFWASIGLSVSPLPLGSGMQYESSVSLGYLNQSFQNAVMEGIRYGCEQGLYGWNVTDCKICFKYGLYYSPVSTPADFRMLAPIVLEQVLKKAGTELLEPYLSFKIYAPQEYLSRAYNDAPKYCANIVDTQLKNNEVILSGEIPARCIQEYRSDLTFFTNGRSVCLTELKGYHVTTGEPVCQPRRPNSRIDKVRYMFNKIT; encoded by the coding sequence ATGAAAATTATTAATATTGGAGTTTTAGCTCATGTTGATGCAGGAAAAACTACCTTAACAGAAAGCTTATTATATAACAGTGGAGCGATTACAGAATTAGGAAGCGTGGACAAAGGTACAACGAGGACGGATAATACGCTTTTAGAACGTCAGAGAGGAATTACAATTCAGACAGGAATAACCTCTTTTCAGTGGGAAAATACGAAGGTGAACATCATAGACACGCCAGGACATATGGATTTCTTAGCAGAAGTATATCGTTCATTATCAGTTTTAGATGGGGCAATTCTACTGATTTCTGCAAAAGATGGCGTACAAGCACAAACTCGTATATTATTTCATGCACTTAGGAAAATGGGGATTCCCACAATCTTTTTTATCAATAAGATTGACCAAAATGGAATTGATTTATCAACGGTTTATCAGGATATTAAAGAGAAACTTTCTGCCGAAATTGTAATCAAACAGAAGGTAGAACTGTATCCTAATATGTGTGTGACGAACTTTACCGAATCTGAACAATGGGATACGGTAATAGAGGGAAACGATGACCTTTTAGAGAAATATATGTCCGGTAAATCATTAGAAGCATTGGAACTCGAACAAGAGGAAAGCATAAGATTTCAGAATTGTTCCCTGTTCCCTGTTTATCACGGAAGTGCAAAAAACAATATAGGGATTGATAACCTTATAGAAGTGATTACGAATAAATTTTATTCATCAACACATCGAGGTCAGTCTGAACTTTGCGGAAAAGTTTTCAAAATTGAGTATTCGGAAAAAAGACAGCGTCTTGCATATATACGTCTTTATAGTGGCGTACTGCATTTGCGAGATTCGGTTAGAATATCGGAAAAGGAAAAAATAAAAATTACAGAAATGTATACTTCAATAAATGGTGAATTATGTAAAATCGATAAGGCTTATTCTGGAGAAATTGTTATTTTGCAAAATGAGTTTTTGAAGTTAAATAGTGTTCTTGGAGATACAAAACTATTGCCACAGAGAAAAAAGATTGAAAATCCGCACCCTCTACTACAAACAACTGTTGAACCGAGTAAACCTGAACAGAGAGAAATGTTGCTTGATGCCCTTTTGGAAATCTCAGATAGTGATCCGCTTCTACGATATTACGTGGATTCTACGACACATGAAATTATACTTTCTTTCTTAGGGAAAGTACAAATGGAAGTGATTAGTGCACTGTTGCAAGAAAAGTATCATGTGGAGATAGAACTAAAAGAGCCTACAGTCATTTATATGGAGAGACCGTTAAAAAATGCAGAATATACCATTCACATCGAAGTGCCGCCAAATCCTTTCTGGGCTTCCATTGGTTTATCTGTATCACCGCTTCCGTTGGGAAGTGGAATGCAGTATGAGAGCTCGGTTTCTCTTGGATACTTAAATCAATCATTTCAAAATGCAGTTATGGAAGGGATACGCTATGGTTGCGAACAAGGATTATATGGTTGGAATGTGACGGACTGTAAAATCTGTTTTAAGTATGGCTTATACTATAGCCCTGTTAGTACCCCAGCAGATTTTCGGATGCTTGCTCCTATTGTATTGGAACAAGTCTTAAAAAAAGCTGGAACAGAATTGTTAGAGCCATATCTTAGTTTTAAAATTTATGCGCCACAGGAATATCTTTCACGAGCATACAACGATGCTCCTAAATATTGTGCGAACATCGTAGACACTCAATTGAAAAATAATGAGGTCATTCTTAGTGGAGAAATCCCTGCTCGGTGTATTCAAGAATATCGTAGTGATTTAACTTTCTTTACAAATGGACGTAGTGTTTGTTTAACAGAGTTAAAAGGGTACCATGTTACTACCGGTGAACCTGTTTGCCAGCCCCGTCGTCCAAATAGTCGGATAGATAAAGTACGATATATGTTCAATAAAATAACTTAG
- a CDS encoding bifunctional lytic transglycosylase/C40 family peptidase, which translates to MKLKTLVIGGSGLFLMVFSLLLFVAILFSDEQDSGISNIHYGGVNVSAEVLAHKPMVEKYAKEYGVEEYVNILLAIIQVESGGTAEDVMQSSESLGLPPNSLSTEESIKQGVKYFSELLASSERLSVDLESVIQSYNYGGGFLGYVANRGNKYTFELAQSFSKEYSGGEKVSYPNPIAIPINGGWRYNYGNMFYVQLVTQYLVTTEFDDDTVQAIMDEALKYEGWRYVYGGASPTTSFDCSGLTQWTYGKAGINLPRTAQQQYDVTQHIPLSEAQAGDLVFFHSTYNAGSYITHVGIYLGNNRMFHAGDPIGYADLTSPYWQQHLVGAGRIKQ; encoded by the coding sequence ATGAAGTTGAAAACTTTAGTGATTGGTGGTTCTGGATTATTCTTGATGGTCTTCTCACTGCTTCTGTTTGTTGCCATTTTATTTTCAGATGAACAGGACAGCGGAATTTCCAATATTCATTATGGAGGTGTGAATGTTTCCGCAGAAGTGCTGGCTCATAAGCCTATGGTAGAAAAATATGCCAAAGAATATGGCGTTGAAGAATATGTCAACATACTTCTTGCGATTATACAGGTGGAATCGGGCGGTACTGCGGAAGATGTTATGCAGTCCTCGGAATCCCTCGGTCTTCCACCTAATTCATTGAGTACAGAAGAATCCATTAAGCAAGGTGTGAAGTATTTCAGTGAATTATTAGCCAGTAGCGAAAGGCTCAGTGTAGATTTAGAATCGGTTATCCAGTCCTACAATTATGGTGGTGGTTTCTTAGGGTATGTGGCTAATCGTGGAAATAAATATACCTTTGAACTGGCTCAAAGTTTCTCAAAAGAGTATTCAGGTGGCGAAAAAGTGTCTTACCCCAATCCCATAGCCATACCTATCAATGGGGGCTGGCGATACAACTATGGCAATATGTTTTATGTGCAACTGGTAACGCAGTATCTTGTCACAACAGAGTTTGATGATGATACGGTACAAGCCATCATGGACGAAGCACTGAAATATGAGGGCTGGCGATACGTTTACGGTGGAGCTTCCCCGACTACTTCTTTTGATTGTAGCGGACTGACACAATGGACGTATGGAAAAGCTGGAATTAACTTACCACGAACCGCACAACAGCAATATGATGTGACCCAGCATATCCCACTATCGGAAGCACAAGCTGGCGATTTGGTTTTCTTTCATTCTACCTATAACGCTGGCTCTTATATTACTCATGTTGGGATATACCTTGGCAATAACCGTATGTTTCATGCAGGCGACCCAATCGGTTATGCCGACTTAACAAGCCCCTACTGGCAACAGCATTTAGTGGGAGCAGGACGAATCAAACAATGA
- a CDS encoding conjugal transfer protein, with translation MKFRKNQNKEKQIPKEKKPRVYYKVNPHKKVVIALWVLLGLSFSFAIFKHFTAIDTHTIHETTIIEKEYVDTHHVENFVENFAKVYYSWEQSDKSIDNRMESLKGYLTDELQALNVDTVRKDIPVSSSVRGFQIWTVEPTGDNEFNVTYSVDQLITEGENTKTVHSAYIVSVYVDGSGNMVLVKNPTITNIPKKSSYKPKAIESEGTVDSITTNEINEFLTTFFKLYPTATASELSYYVNDGILKPIGKEYIFQELVNPIHNRKDNQVTVSLTVEYIDQQTKATQVSQFDLVLEKNGSNWKIIE, from the coding sequence ATGAAATTTAGAAAAAATCAGAATAAAGAAAAACAGATACCAAAGGAAAAGAAACCTCGTGTCTACTATAAGGTCAATCCTCATAAAAAGGTTGTGATTGCCTTGTGGGTACTTTTAGGGCTTAGTTTCAGCTTTGCGATATTCAAGCACTTTACAGCTATAGATACTCATACTATTCACGAAACAACTATCATAGAAAAGGAATACGTTGATACTCATCATGTAGAAAATTTTGTAGAGAACTTTGCGAAAGTCTACTATTCATGGGAGCAATCCGATAAGTCCATTGATAATCGAATGGAAAGTCTAAAAGGCTATCTGACAGATGAACTTCAAGCTCTCAATGTTGATACAGTACGCAAAGATATTCCTGTATCGTCTTCTGTAAGAGGATTTCAGATATGGACGGTAGAGCCAACTGGCGACAATGAGTTTAATGTAACCTACAGTGTAGACCAGCTCATTACAGAGGGAGAAAATACAAAGACCGTCCACTCTGCTTATATAGTGAGTGTCTATGTAGATGGTTCTGGAAATATGGTACTGGTTAAGAATCCGACCATTACCAACATACCTAAGAAATCAAGTTATAAACCAAAAGCCATTGAAAGTGAGGGGACGGTTGATTCCATTACAACCAATGAAATCAATGAGTTTTTAACGACGTTCTTCAAGCTCTATCCTACAGCGACAGCCAGTGAACTTTCCTACTATGTGAATGACGGGATATTAAAACCAATCGGAAAAGAGTACATCTTTCAAGAACTGGTAAATCCTATTCACAATCGTAAGGATAATCAAGTCACGGTATCGCTGACAGTGGAGTATATCGACCAGCAGACCAAAGCAACGCAGGTATCTCAATTTGATTTGGTACTTGAAAAGAACGGGAGTAATTGGAAGATTATAGAATAA